TAAAAGGTCCTGTCTATGCTCTAATTAAGTCAGCAAGTAAATCATGATTAGTGCCCATCAAATTGAAGCCATTTCCCAGATTCTCGGCCAGCCTAATTCGCGGCATATGCTGGGCCTTTTCTCGGGCCATAAATCATCTTAAAAGGCCCGGATCTAACCGGGTCGACGAAGGCTGACCTATATGTGGCCATGTTGCGTGTCGCCCCGACATTTCGGACATGGCCATGAAAGccacaaaaacataaaaacatatgCAAACGCAGTTAACTTGCCAGTGCGGCTGTCGTCTGGCCAATGTTTgtcaaaatgaataaattttgcACAATTAATTACAGCCCGCAGGGTGTTAATGTCTGGAAGGGATGTCTGGATGTCTGAATGTCTGGATGTATGTTGTCCCTCAGCACGCAGCCAGGAAAATTGGGCCACAGGCACCGGGCACCTGGCACCCAGCAGGAAAACAGCCACACACGCTCAACTACAATAGATTCGCGATGGGGGTTGAGGGGCAGGTGCTGCCCAGAAAAGGAGCAAAAGCGATGACTACGCAGAGTTTGCCATTTTGCGATCCCGGCGGCCACTGTCACTGCCACTGCCAATGCCATCTGGCAGCTGGTGTGGCAATTAAAAAGCCCCAATTATTCCAACTTTAATCGATTCGCAGCCTATCTATTCCCGGAGCGGAAATTGCGAGTTGGCCAAAAGACTCCGCCGGGAGTTCGCATTGCGTGACACCGGGCGTCGGGATATTCCGGCGCAATCGATAGGGGGGAGCAAAGTCCCGGGACTTTAGACATGCATGGCAAAACACAACTTAACCCAGTGTTCCCACAAAGACCTAAAAGAAACATATTAGTGATTTTCAGACTTAGACTTATGTAGGTCAAACTAACTatcaaaacaagaaagaaactTTCCGTTACGTGCTTCCCATTAGCCAAGAATGTTTGGctgcttaatttttgttacttGATAAAAATTTgctagttttatttatttaactttggaaattaagataatgtttaatgtttactCTAAATGTAATCTTAAGTATTCAAAAATATCAGAAAGAGTAACCTCCatgaaattacttttaaataaacatataaaaaatgttgagcTCAATTGTAGgtcaatattaaaacaagaaagaaactATATTTTGGTAAACAGTTAGGAATTTGCTAGTTTCCTCTTCTATCTCAGCTCTAAATCGGGCTAtgaaaattaagttaatatatcttttttaattataatctGACTCTTCCATGAGGACATACAAGATGTTGTGCAACTAAACCTGAGCTCGTTTGGCTCACAAATAAGGAGGAAAAGTGCAATACTCACTCAGATTCATTGTTTTCGAAGATGAGTTCGCCGCGTGCCTCCTCGTAGTCCTTGGCGTCGGTGGCCGTGTCATTCTCGGTCCAGTAGGGCACGATGACGGTGCCGCGGGCGCCGGAGTAGCGCATCACCTTCAGTTCGAACTTGCCGACGGACTCGGTGATCTCGAAGACGGAGTCCGTGAAGGCGAAGATGCCGGCGTGGTCGTCGTCCAGGATCATGACGGTGGCGATCATGGGCACGGCCAGCTTAACGCCCTCGGAGGGATTGAAAAGGCGGATGTAGAAGCACTCGTCCTCCTCGAAGACGTCGTCGTCGATCACCTCGATGCGGAAGCGCTGCTCATCGACGCCGGGCGGGAAGCTGAGCAGGCCCTTGCGGCCCACGAAGTCGGTGCCGGCGGAGGCGGTGCCGTCCTGCGTCTCGTACTCCACGCTGGCGTAGGTGGAGATGTCGCCGCGACGCACCACCCGCACCTCGAACTCGCCGCAGTTCTCCATGACGGTGTAGTGGCCCGGCTCGAAGTACATGCGGATGGGATCGTCCGCCTCATCGTCGTCGCCGGCGTGCAGCTGGGCCTTGACCTCGGTGAGGTCGCTGTGGGCACGCTCCTGGATCTTGCGCATCAGGTTGCCGCTGCCGACCATCTTGCGAGTGGCCTGGATGCGGTAGAAGGCGCGCGACTTGCTGCTCCGCGCCAGCACCTGCTCCTGGGCCATCATCTCCAGTTGCTCGAGATCGGCGTCGGGGTACTTCTGGCGCAGCTCCGTCAGCACAGTGATGTACTCGCGACGGGCCTCGTCGAAGGCCTCGGCGTCGGTGCCGCGCGCGGATGTGACCATCGGGTGTTTGGGCCCCTTCTCCGCATCCATTTCCACCTGGTCGTGCTCGCCGGCCACCACGGTGCCGCGCTTGTTCACGCGGTAGTTCTTGTCCATGTACTTGTAAACGAGCATCCGCCGCTCGGCGATGTATGCCCACAGCACGGTCAGCGGGAAGAAGAGCAAGGTCACGATCGCCTCCCAGACCAGGATCACGCCGGGCGTGAACACGGACAGGATGAGCCACAGCCACACGTAGGCGAAGATCGAGAAGAGGGCGGTCACGAAGAAGACGCGCAGGTGCCGGATGCGTCGCACTTCGCCCGCCGGTATCCAGATCATGCACACGGCGATGATCATGAAGAGGTTGTAGGCGGCTGAACCCACGATGGTGCCGGGTCCCAGGTCGCCGCTCTCGAAGTCCTTCGCGTAGATCTCAATCACGGACAGCAGGATCTCGGGGGCACTCGACCCGAGAGCCATCAGCGTGAGATTGGCCACCGTCTCGTTCCAGATGCGCACGTGCATCACCTGCTTAACGTTGTTCGGCCCCTTGACCACCACCGCCCGCTCGATGGACGTGATAGCCTCGATGGCGGCCATGAAGCGGTCCGCTATGATGGACACGCCCACGAACAGGTAGATCAGCAGGACGAAGTAGACGAAGCCGCGGATGAGGCGGTCGCCCAAGGATATGTTGAACTCCGGCGTCCACACGGGCAGCACCAGGCCCACGCTGCACCTGCGCAGCTCCTCCTTGTCCGGCGCGTCCACGTTGGTCTTCATCAGCTGGTTGAGGTCGTCCTCCATCTGCGAGGGCGCCCCCTCCTCACCCTCCTCGCCGTGCATCGCCTGCCTCAGCCGCCGGCTAAGGAAGTGGCCATCCTGGCTGAGATTActggaggacgaggaggaggaggaggtggaggtgcCATTGAGGTATGCCCGCCGCGCCTCGCTCTCCTGCACTTTGAGGAGTGACTGGGCGGTGGCGTACACGAAGATCACTAGTAGTGCGCAGGTGAAGATTGACTTGAGGAGCAACTGCATGGCTGGTTACTGGCTGGGATGGCTTCTCCCTGTCCT
This genomic window from Drosophila gunungcola strain Sukarami chromosome 3R, Dgunungcola_SK_2, whole genome shotgun sequence contains:
- the LOC128252718 gene encoding sodium/calcium exchanger 3 isoform X4 encodes the protein MQLLLKSIFTCALLVIFVYATAQSLLKVQESEARRAYLNGTSTSSSSSSSSNLSQDGHFLSRRLRQAMHGEEGEEGAPSQMEDDLNQLMKTNVDAPDKEELRRCSVGLVLPVWTPEFNISLGDRLIRGFVYFVLLIYLFVGVSIIADRFMAAIEAITSIERAVVVKGPNNVKQVMHVRIWNETVANLTLMALGSSAPEILLSVIEIYAKDFESGDLGPGTIVGSAAYNLFMIIAVCMIWIPAGEVRRIRHLRVFFVTALFSIFAYVWLWLILSVFTPGVILVWEAIVTLLFFPLTVLWAYIAERRMLVYKYMDKNYRVNKRGTVVAGEHDQVEMDAEKGPKHPMVTSARGTDAEAFDEARREYITVLTELRQKYPDADLEQLEMMAQEQVLARSSKSRAFYRIQATRKMVGSGNLMRKIQERAHSDLTEVKAQLHAGDDDEADDPIRMYFEPGHYTVMENCGEFEVRVVRRGDISTYASVEYETQDGTASAGTDFVGRKGLLSFPPGVDEQRFRIEVIDDDVFEEDECFYIRLFNPSEGVKLAVPMIATVMILDDDHAGIFAFTDSVFEITESVGKFELKVMRYSGARGTVIVPYWTENDTATDAKDYEEARGELIFENNESEKFIDLYILEESSYEKDVSFKVHIGEPRLAPDSTHYPKIMEVEKKSVQDLTELDRILLLSKPRNGELTTAYVRIRESQEFKATVDKLVAKANVSAVLGTSSWKEQFKDALTVIPADESEFDNDDDAEEEVPSCFSYVSHFICLFWKVLFAFVPPTDICGGYVTFVVSIFVIGVITAIIGDAASYFGCALNIKDSVTAILFVALGTSIPDTFASMIAAKHDEGADNCIGNVTGSNAVNVFLGIGLAWTIAAVYHSSHGATFNVEPGTIGFAVALFCGEALIAIFLIMFRRWHKGIGAELGGPKVSKYISAAILVFLWVFYVVICILEAYDVIDV
- the LOC128252718 gene encoding sodium/calcium exchanger 3 isoform X3, whose product is MQLLLKSIFTCALLVIFVYATAQSLLKVQESEARRAYLNGTSTSSSSSSSSNLSQDGHFLSRRLRQAMHGEEGEEGAPSQMEDDLNQLMKTNVDAPDKEELRRCSVGLVLPVWTPEFNISLGDRLIRGFVYFVLLIYLFVGVSIIADRFMAAIEAITSIERAVVVKGPNNVKQVMHVRIWNETVANLTLMALGSSAPEILLSVIEIYAKDFESGDLGPGTIVGSAAYNLFMIIAVCMIWIPAGEVRRIRHLRVFFVTALFSIFAYVWLWLILSVFTPGVILVWEAIVTLLFFPLTVLWAYIAERRMLVYKYMDKNYRVNKRGTVVAGEHDQVEMDAEKGPKHPMVTSARGTDAEAFDEARREYITVLTELRQKYPDADLEQLEMMAQEQVLARSSKSRAFYRIQATRKMVGSGNLMRKIQERAHSDLTEVKAQLHAGDDDEADDPIRMYFEPGHYTVMENCGEFEVRVVRRGDISTYASVEYETQDGTASAGTDFVGRKGLLSFPPGVDEQRFRIEVIDDDVFEEDECFYIRLFNPSEGVKLAVPMIATVMILDDDHAGIFAFTDSVFEITESVGKFELKVMRYSGARGTVIVPYWTENDTATDAKDYEEARGELIFENNESEKFIDLYILEESSYEKDVSFKVHIGEPRLAPDDEMAAKIMEVEKKSVQDLTELDRILLLSKPRNGELTTAYVRIRESQEFKATVDKLVAKANVSAVLGTSSWKEQFKDALTVIPADESEFDNDDDAEEEVPSCFSYVSHFICLFWKVLFAFVPPTDICGGYVTFVVSIFVIGVITAIIGDAASYFGCALNIKDSVTAILFVALGTSIPDTFASMIAAKHDEGADNCIGNVTGSNAVNVFLGIGLAWTIAAVYHSSHGATFNVEPGTIGFAVALFCGEALIAIFLIMFRRWHKGIGAELGGPKVSKYISAAILVFLWVFYVVICILEAYDVIDV
- the LOC128252718 gene encoding sodium/calcium exchanger 3 isoform X1: MQLLLKSIFTCALLVIFVYATAQSLLKVQESEARRAYLNGTSTSSSSSSSSNLSQDGHFLSRRLRQAMHGEEGEEGAPSQMEDDLNQLMKTNVDAPDKEELRRCSVGLVLPVWTPEFNISLGDRLIRGFVYFVLLIYLFVGVSIIADRFMAAIEAITSIERAVVVKGPNNVKQVMHVRIWNETVANLTLMALGSSAPEILLSVIEIYAKDFESGDLGPGTIVGSAAYNLFMIIAVCMIWIPAGEVRRIRHLRVFFVTALFSIFAYVWLWLILSVFTPGVILVWEAIVTLLFFPLTVLWAYIAERRMLVYKYMDKNYRVNKRGTVVAGEHDQVEMDAEKGPKHPMVTSARGTDAEAFDEARREYITVLTELRQKYPDADLEQLEMMAQEQVLARSSKSRAFYRIQATRKMVGSGNLMRKIQERAHSDLTEVKAQLHAGDDDEADDPIRMYFEPGHYTVMENCGEFEVRVVRRGDISTYASVEYETQDGTASAGTDFVGRKGLLSFPPGVDEQRFRIEVIDDDVFEEDECFYIRLFNPSEGVKLAVPMIATVMILDDDHAGIFAFTDSVFEITESVGKFELKVMRYSGARGTVIVPYWTENDTATDAKDYEEARGELIFENNESEKFIDLYILEESSYEKDVSFKVHIGEPRLAPDDTNKESFFNRFFEKHEHSGDPTHDEMAAKIMEVEKKSVQDLTELDRILLLSKPRNGELTTAYVRIRESQEFKATVDKLVAKANVSAVLGTSSWKEQFKDALTVIPADESEFDNDDDAEEEVPSCFSYVSHFICLFWKVLFAFVPPTDICGGYVTFVVSIFVIGVITAIIGDAASYFGCALNIKDSVTAILFVALGTSIPDTFASMIAAKHDEGADNCIGNVTGSNAVNVFLGIGLAWTIAAVYHSSHGATFNVEPGTIGFAVALFCGEALIAIFLIMFRRWHKGIGAELGGPKVSKYISAAILVFLWVFYVVICILEAYDVIDV
- the LOC128252718 gene encoding sodium/calcium exchanger 3 isoform X2; protein product: MQLLLKSIFTCALLVIFVYATAQSLLKVQESEARRAYLNGTSTSSSSSSSSNLSQDGHFLSRRLRQAMHGEEGEEGAPSQMEDDLNQLMKTNVDAPDKEELRRCSVGLVLPVWTPEFNISLGDRLIRGFVYFVLLIYLFVGVSIIADRFMAAIEAITSIERAVVVKGPNNVKQVMHVRIWNETVANLTLMALGSSAPEILLSVIEIYAKDFESGDLGPGTIVGSAAYNLFMIIAVCMIWIPAGEVRRIRHLRVFFVTALFSIFAYVWLWLILSVFTPGVILVWEAIVTLLFFPLTVLWAYIAERRMLVYKYMDKNYRVNKRGTVVAGEHDQVEMDAEKGPKHPMVTSARGTDAEAFDEARREYITVLTELRQKYPDADLEQLEMMAQEQVLARSSKSRAFYRIQATRKMVGSGNLMRKIQERAHSDLTEVKAQLHAGDDDEADDPIRMYFEPGHYTVMENCGEFEVRVVRRGDISTYASVEYETQDGTASAGTDFVGRKGLLSFPPGVDEQRFRIEVIDDDVFEEDECFYIRLFNPSEGVKLAVPMIATVMILDDDHAGIFAFTDSVFEITESVGKFELKVMRYSGARGTVIVPYWTENDTATDAKDYEEARGELIFENNESEKFIDLYILEESSYEKDVSFKVHIGEPRLAPDSTHYHDEMAAKIMEVEKKSVQDLTELDRILLLSKPRNGELTTAYVRIRESQEFKATVDKLVAKANVSAVLGTSSWKEQFKDALTVIPADESEFDNDDDAEEEVPSCFSYVSHFICLFWKVLFAFVPPTDICGGYVTFVVSIFVIGVITAIIGDAASYFGCALNIKDSVTAILFVALGTSIPDTFASMIAAKHDEGADNCIGNVTGSNAVNVFLGIGLAWTIAAVYHSSHGATFNVEPGTIGFAVALFCGEALIAIFLIMFRRWHKGIGAELGGPKVSKYISAAILVFLWVFYVVICILEAYDVIDV